In Pongo pygmaeus isolate AG05252 chromosome 13, NHGRI_mPonPyg2-v2.0_pri, whole genome shotgun sequence, one genomic interval encodes:
- the LOC129044265 gene encoding L-lactate dehydrogenase A chain-like, translating into MATLKDQLIHNLLKEEQTPQNKITVVGVGAVGMACAISILMKDLADELDLVDAIKDKLKGEMMDLQHGSLFLRAPKIVSGKDYNIPVNSKLVIITAGTCQQEGESCLNLVQRNMNIFKFIILNVVKYSLNCKLLIISNPVDILTYVAWKICGFRKNCVIGSGCNLDSARFHYLMGERLGVHPLSCHGWVLGEHGDSSVPVWSRMNVAGVSLKTPHPDLETDKDKEQWKEVHKQVVENAYEVIKLKGYTSWAIGLSVADLAESIMKNLRQVHPVFTMIKGLYGIKGDVFLRVRCILGQNGISDLVKVTLTPEEEPV; encoded by the coding sequence ATGGCAACTCTCAAGGATCAGCTGATTCATAATCTTCTAAAGGAAGAACAGACCCCCCAGAATAAGATTACAGTTGTTGGGGTTGGTGCTGTTGGCATGGCCTGTGCCATCAGTATCTTAATGAAGGACTTGGCAGATGAACTTGATCTTGTTGATGCCATCAAAGACAAATTGAAGGGAGAGATGATGGATCTCCAACATGGCAGCCTTTTCCTTAGAGCACCAAAGATTGTCTCTGGCAAAGACTATAATATACCTGTAAACTCCAAACTGGTCATTATCACGGCTGGGACATGTCAGCAAGAGGGAGAAAGCTGTCTTAATTTGGTCCAGCGTAACATGAATATCTTTAAATTCATCATTCTTAATGTTGTAAAATACAGCCTGAACTGCAAGTTGCTTATTATTTCAAATCCAGTGGATATCTTGACCTATGTGGCTTGGAAGATATGTGGTTTTCGCAAAAACTGTGTTATTGGAAGTGGTTGCAATCTGGATTCAGCCCGATTCCATTACCTGATGGGGGAAAGGCTGGGAGTTCACCCATTAAGCTGTCATGGGTGGGTCCTTGGGGAACATGGAGATTCCAGTGTGCCTGTATGGAGTAGAATGAATGTTGCTGGTGTCTCCCTGAAGACTCCGCACCCAGATTTAGAGACTGATAAAGATAAGGAACAGTGGAAAGAGGTTCACAAACAAGTGGTTGAGAATGCTTATGAGGTGATCAAACTCAAAGGCTACACATCCTGGGCCATTGGACTCTCTGTAGCAGATTTGGCAGAGAGTATAATGAAGAATCTTAGGCAGGTGCACCCAGTTTTCACCATGATTAAGGGTCTCTATGGAATAAAGGGTGATGTCTTCCTTAGGGTTCGTTGCATTTTGGGACAGAATGGAATCTCAGACCTTGTGAAGGTGACTCTGACTCCTGAGGAAGAGCCTGTTTGA